In a genomic window of Macaca nemestrina isolate mMacNem1 chromosome 18, mMacNem.hap1, whole genome shotgun sequence:
- the LOC112428925 gene encoding metallothionein-4 yields MDPRECVCMSGGICMCGDNCKCTTCNCKTCRKSCCPCCPPGCAKCARGCICKGGSDKCSCCP; encoded by the exons ATGGACCCCAGGGAATGTGTCTGCATGTCTG GAGGAATCTGCATGTGTGGAGACAACTGCAAATGCACAACCTGCAACTGTAAAACATGTCGGAAGA GCTGCTGTCCCTGCTGCCCGCCAGGCTGTGCCAAGTGTGCCAGGGGCTGCATCTGCAAAGGAGGCTCAGACAAGTGCAGCTGCTGCCCATGA